A window from Plodia interpunctella isolate USDA-ARS_2022_Savannah chromosome 2, ilPloInte3.2, whole genome shotgun sequence encodes these proteins:
- the LOC128681382 gene encoding trypsin, alkaline C-like, producing MNKRQSNSCVENVKMRVIVIALVLGVAAVTAIPTNTQKIIGGSATTISQHPEIVSLLYSYWGSSYYQVCAGTILNMRSILTAAHCVAGDSPTQWRIRAGSSYSLSGGTVYSIVSIISHANYSKPIAHDNDVAILRTSSNIVYSTVVKAGSIAGANYYLADNQVVWAAGWGTTAVGGSTVDQLRHVQIWSVNADICKSRYARSGYIVTDNMLCSGWLDVGGRDQCQGDSGGPLFHNGVVVGICSWGLQCALPEYPGVNTRVSRFTPWIQANA from the exons atgaacaaAAGGCAGTCAAACAGTTGTGTGGAAAACGTCAAAATGCGCGTCATAGTGATTGCGTTAGTATTAGGAGTAGCTGCAGTCACTG CAATTCCCACAAATACACAGAAGATAATAGGTGGTTCTGCCACCACCATCAGCCAGCATCCTGAGATAGTATCACTATTGTACTCATACTGGGGATCCAGCTACTACCAGGTGTGTGCTGGAACCATTCTTAATATGCGCTCCATCTTGACTGCAGCACATTGTGTTGC aGGAGATTCTCCAACACAATGGCGCATTCGAGCGGGATCATCTTACTCTCTCAGTGGAGGCACAGTTTACAGCATTGTGTCTATTATCTCTCATGCTAATTACAGTAAACCAATAGCTCATGATAATGATGTTGCTATACTGCGCACGTCTTCTAATATCGTCTACAGTACTGTAGTAAAGGCTGGAAGTATAGCGGGAGCTAATTACTACTTGGCTGACAATCAAGTTGTCTGGGCAGCTGGCTGGGGAACCACTGCT GTTGGAGGATCGACAGTAGACCAACTGCGGCACGTTCAAATCTGGTCTGTCAATGCTGACATCTGCAAGAGTCGCTACGCTCGGAGCGGGTACATCGTGACAGACAACATGTTATGCTCCGGCTGGTTGGACGTGGGTGGCCGCGATCAGTGCCAGGGTGATTCTGGTGGCCCACTCTTCCACAATGGCGTCGTAGTCGGTATCTGTTCCTGGGGCCTCCAGTGCGCGCTGCCTGAGTACCCTGGCGTCAACACTCGTGTCTCCAGATTCACGCCATGGATTCAAGCTAACGCTTAG
- the LOC128681393 gene encoding trypsin CFT-1 has protein sequence MRTLIVLALVAAAFAAEVPSDPYPNAQRIVGGTVTDISQWPEMAALLFSWGTTGHRQSCGGTILNQRSILSAAHCFVGHATARWQVRLGSTNANSGGSVFTTQQLINHPQYNSPARYDNDVAILRVVGTINYGNNIRAGSIAGANYNLGDNQVVWATGWGTTSAGGSLSEQLRQVQIWAVNQNTCRTRYASAGWTITDNMLCSGWLDVGGRDQCQGDSGGPLFHNRIVVGVCSWGLGCADSFYPGVNARVSRYTAWIQANA, from the exons ATGCGTACTCTGATCGTCTTGGCGCTGGTCGCAGCTGCTTTTGCAG CGGAGGTTCCCTCCGACCCCTACCCCAACGCCCAAAGAATCGTTGGTGGTACGGTCACCGACATCAGCCAGTGGCCTGAGATGGCCGCTCTGCTGTTCTCCTGGGGAACCACTGGCCACAGGCAATCCTGTGGAGGTACCATCCTGAACCAGCGGTCCATCCTCTCAGCCGCTCACTGCTTCGT tgGCCACGCCACCGCCAGATGGCAAGTGCGTCTTGGATCCACAAACGCCAACAGCGGCGGATCCGTCTTCACCACCCAGCAACTGATCAATCACCCTCAGTACAACAGCCCCGCTCGTTACGACAATGATGTCGCCATCCTCCGCGTTGTTGGCACCATCAACTACGGCAACAACATCCGCGCTGGTAGCATCGCTGGTGCCAACTACAACCTGGGTGACAACCAAGTCGTCTGGGCTACTGGATGGGGCACAACCTCT GCTGGTGGCTCCCTCTCTGAGCAGCTCCGTCAAGTCCAGATCTGGGCTGTGAACCAGAACACTTGCAGGACTCGCTATGCCTCTGCTGGCTGGACCATCACCGACAACATGTTGTGCTCCGGGTGGTTGGACGTCGGCGGTCGCGACCAGTGCCAGGGTGACTCTGGCGGCCCTCTCTTCCACAACAGAATCGTCGTCGGTGTCTGCTCCTGGGGTCTTGGCTGCGCCGATTCCTTCTACCCTGGTGTTAACGCTCGCGTTTCCCGCTACACTGCCTGGATTCAGGCTAACgcctaa
- the LOC128681400 gene encoding trypsin CFT-1, with protein sequence MRALIVLALVAAAFAAELPADPYPNASRIIGGSVTSISQWPEMAALLFSWGTTGHRQSCGGTILNQRSILSAAHCFVGHATARWQVRLGSTNANSGGVVFTTQQLINHPQYNSPVRYNNDVAIVRVAGSISYGSNIRAANIAGANYNLGDNQVVWATGWGYTEFGSTSEQLRQVQVWTVNQAICTNRYATRNWVVTPNMLCSGWLDVGGRDQCQGDSGGPLFHNRNVVGICSWGIGCADSFLPGVNARVSNYIGWIQANA encoded by the exons ATGCGTGCTCTAATTGTCTTGGCACTGGTCGCCGCTGCCTTTGCAG CTGAACTTCCAGCAGACCCTTATCCCAATGCCTCAAGGATCATCGGCGGTTCGGTCACCAGCATCAGCCAGTGGCCTGAGATGGCCGCTCTGCTATTCTCCTGGGGAACCACTGGCCACAGGCAATCCTGCGGAGGTACCATCCTGAACCAGCGGTCCATCCTCTCAGCCGCTCACTGCTTCGT TGGTCACGCCACCGCTAGATGGCAGGTTCGTCTTGGATCCACCAACGCCAACAGCGGAGGAGTTGTGTTCACCACCCAGCAACTGATCAACCACCCTCAGTACAATAGCCCCGTTCGATACAACAATGATGTCGCCATTGTCCGCGTCGCTGGCTCCATAAGCTACGGCAGCAACATCCGCGCTGCTAACATCGCTGGTGCCAACTACAACCTGGGTGACAACCAAGTCGTCTGGGCTACTGGATGGGGATATACT GAATTTGGCTCTACATCTGAGCAGTTGCGTCAAGTCCAAGTCTGGACTGTGAACCAAGCGATTTGCACCAACCGCTACGCAACCCGAAACTGGGTTGTCACTCCCAACATGCTGTGCTCTGGGTGGTTGGACGTCGGCGGTCGCGACCAGTGCCAGGGCGACTCTGGCGGCCCTCTCTTCCACAACAGAAACGTCGTCGGCATCTGTTCCTGGGGCATCGGATGCGCTGACTCCTTCTTACCTGGTGTCAACGCTCGTGTATCCAACTACATTGGTTGGATCCAAGCTAATGCATAA
- the LOC128681417 gene encoding trypsin CFT-1-like: protein MRTLIFLGLVAAAFAAELPTYASRGSRIVGGSVTDISQWPEMAALLVTLGSAGHVQSCGGTILNQRSILSAAHCFVGFTPAMWQVRLGSTNANSGGVVYAVQQIINHPLYNTPVMFDNDIAVLRVAGSITYTSNIRAGSIAGANYNLGDNQVVWATGWGLTSAGGSPSEQLREVQIWTINQDVCRSRYGARLTDNMLCSGWLDVGGRDQCTQDSGGPLFHNGVVVGVCSWGAGCADPFFPGVNARVSRYIAWIQANA, encoded by the exons ATGCGCACTCTGATTTTCTTAGGGCTGGTTGCAGCCGCTTTTGCGG CTGAACTTCCGACATATGCTTCCCGTGGTTCAAGGATTGTTGGAGGTTCGGTGACTGACATCAGCCAATGGCCTGAAATGGCTGCTCTGTTGGTTACCTTGGGATCTGCTGGTCACGTGCAATCCTGCGGAGGCACCATCCTGAACCAGCGGTCGATCCTGTCGGCTGCTCACTGCTTTGT TGGCTTCACGCCAGCGATGTGGCAAGTGAGACTGGGCTCCACAAACGCAAACAGCGGAGGAGTTGTGTACGCAGTACAGCAAATAATCAACCACCCATTGTACAATACTCCGGTGATGTTTGACAACGATATTGCGGTTTTGCGTGTTGCTGGTAGTATCACCTACACCAGTAACATCCGCGCGGGAAGCATCGCTGGTGCCAACTACAACCTGGGCGACAATCAAGTCGTGTGGGCTACTGGATGGGGATTAACCTCT GCGGGAGGTAGTCCTTCAGAGCAGCTGCGAGAGGTCCAAATCTGGACTATCAACCAAGACGTTTGCAGATCCCGCTATGGTGCTAGACTTACTGACAACATGCTGTGCTCAGGCTGGCTGGACGTCGGTGGACGAGACCAGTGTACTCAAGACTCCGGTGGCCCCCTCTTCCACAATGGTGTCGTTGTCGGCGTTTGTTCTTGGGGAGCCGGCTGTGCTGATCCCTTCTTCCCTGGTGTTAATGCCCGTGTATCACGCTATATTGCCTGGATACAAGCTAATGCCTAA
- the LOC128681410 gene encoding trypsin CFT-1-like — protein MRTLIFLGLVAAAFAAELPTYASRGSRIVGGSVTDISQWPEMAALLVTLGSAGHVQSCGGTILNQRSILSAAHCFVGFTPAMWQVRLGSTNANSGGVVYAVQQIINHPLYNTPVMFDNDIAVLRVAGSITYTSNIRAGSIAGANYNLGDNQVVWATGWGLTSAGGSPSEQLREVQIWSVNQDICRNRYGSAGATITDNMLCSGWLDVGGRDQCTQDSGGPLFHNGVVVGVCSWGFGCADPFFPGINARVSRYTAWIQANA, from the exons ATGCGCACTCTGATTTTCTTAGGGCTGGTTGCAGCCGCTTTTGCGG CTGAACTTCCGACATATGCTTCCCGTGGTTCAAGGATTGTTGGAGGTTCGGTGACTGACATCAGCCAATGGCCTGAAATGGCTGCTCTGTTGGTTACCTTGGGATCTGCTGGTCACGTGCAATCCTGCGGAGGCACCATCCTGAACCAGCGGTCGATCCTGTCGGCTGCTCACTGCTTTGT TGGCTTCACGCCAGCGATGTGGCAAGTGAGACTGGGCTCCACAAACGCAAACAGCGGAGGAGTTGTGTACGCAGTACAGCAAATAATCAACCACCCATTGTACAATACTCCGGTGATGTTTGACAACGATATTGCGGTTTTGCGTGTTGCTGGTAGTATCACCTACACCAGTAACATCCGCGCGGGAAGCATCGCTGGTGCCAACTACAACCTGGGCGACAATCAAGTCGTGTGGGCTACTGGATGGGGATTAACCTCT GCGGGTGGCAGTCCTTCAGAGCAGTTACGTGAAGTCCAAATCTGGTCTGTGAACCAAGATATCTGTAGAAATCGCTATGGATCTGCTGGAGCGACCATCACTGACAACATGCTATGCTCTGGTTGGTTGGACGTCGGTGGTCGCGACCAGTGCACGCAAGACTCTGGTGGTCCCCTCTTCCACAACGGAGTCGTGGTCGGTGTCTGCTCCTGGGGCTTCGGCTGCGCCGATCCCTTCTTCCCTGGTATCAACGCTCGCGTATCACGCTACACTGCTTGGATTCAAGCTAATGCATAG
- the LOC128681386 gene encoding trypsin CFT-1-like, whose protein sequence is MQTLIVYCIVLVAATFAAELPESISRNGQRIVGGSVTDISQWPEMAALLFSLGTTGHTQSCGGTILNQRSILSAAHCFYGLAPERWQVRLGSTNANSGGVVFTTQQIINHPQYSPLTNDNDIAILRVAGTISYGNNIRAGRIAGANYNLGDNQVVWATGWGLTSAGGSPSEQLREVQIWSVNQDICRNRYGSAGATITDNMLCSGWLDVGGRDQCTQDSGGPLFHNGVVVGVCSWGFGCADPFFPGINARVSRYTAWIQANA, encoded by the exons ATGCAAACGCTGATTGTATATTGCATAGTTCTGGTGGCAGCCACTTTCGCGG cGGAACTTCCAGAATCAATTTCTCGCAATGGCCAAAGGATTGTAGGAGGTTCGGTGACCGACATCAGTCAGTGGCCAGAAATGGCTGCACTGCTGTTCTCTTTGGGGACTACTGGCCATACGCAGTCTTGTGGTGGTACTATCCTGAATCAAAGATCTATCTTGTCAGCTGCTCACTGTTTTTA TGGCCTCGCTCCAGAGAGATGGCAAGTGCGATTGGGTTCCACCAATGCCAACAGCGGAGGAGTTGTGTTCACCACCCAGCAGATAATTAATCATCCACAGTACAGCCCTCTCACCAATGACAACGACATAGCCATTTTACGTGTCGCTGGAACCATCTCCTATGGCAACAATATCCGCGCGGGAAGGATCGCTGGTGCTAACTATAACTTGGGTGATAATCAAGTCGTCTGGGCTACTGGATGGGGATTAACTTCT GCGGGTGGCAGTCCTTCAGAGCAGTTACGTGAAGTCCAAATCTGGTCTGTGAACCAAGATATCTGTAGAAACCGCTATGGATCTGCTGGAGCGACCATCACTGACAACATGCTATGCTCTGGTTGGTTGGACGTCGGTGGTCGCGACCAGTGCACGCAAGACTCTGGTGGTCCCCTCTTCCACAACGGAGTCGTGGTCGGTGTCTGCTCCTGGGGTTTCGGCTGCGCCGATCCCTTCTTCCCTGGTATCAACGCTCGCGTATCACGCTACACTGCTTGGATTCAAGCTAATGCATAA